The Mycobacterium sp. EPa45 genomic interval TTGACGCCGAACTCCACGAGGCCCGGGGCCGTCGCGAACAGGGTGTCGTCACCGCCGCGACCGACGTTCACGCCGGGGTGGAAGTGGGTGCCACGCTGGCGGACGAGGATCTCGCCGGCCTTGACGAGCTGGCCGCCGAAGCGCTTGACGCCGAGCCGCTGGGCGTTGGAATCGCGACCGTTGCGTGAGCTGGAAGCGCCCTTCTTGTGTGCCATGTCAGTTCGCTCCCTCTAGCTACTTGATTCCGGTGACCTTGAGCACGGTCACCGGCTGACGGTGACCCTGCCGCTTGTGGTAGCCGGTCTTG includes:
- the rpmA gene encoding 50S ribosomal protein L27 — protein: MAHKKGASSSRNGRDSNAQRLGVKRFGGQLVKAGEILVRQRGTHFHPGVNVGRGGDDTLFATAPGLVEFGVKRGRKTVNIVRAARPE